The nucleotide sequence gcgggtgtttttgccctttttttttttttttttcacttcaaaataagatatgtgcagtgtgcataggaatttgttcatagctttttttaaactatagtccggcccgccaatggtctgagggacagtgaactggccccctgtttaaaaagattgagaaaccctggtctagATTCTTCAGTTGGCAAATATGCTTCATATTTGGCTCATAAGTTGACCTAGATGCTCATCCATGACCACTCCAAGCCACTTCCTACTATGAACTTCTCAGCCCACTGCTGCTGCTCTTGTCTTCCTACCACCAAAACTGGCTACAGGAATATTAATAGTCACTCATGTGGATCAGCTGGTGCAAAACTGTATCCTTCCTACTTCCATTACCTATcaacagttttacttcttcctaatGATCAATTACCACTTCCAGCATGGTGATTGTTCTTCTTCCCTGTCTGTTCATCACACAAGAATACTGAATTTCCTGGGCAATAGCAATAGACCAAAATAGAACTGTTGTGTCTCTGGTAGAAAAGTTTCCGCTTGTTATGAAAACCAGGACTTCTAAACACAAAGTACCCAGAGTTGGTTGCAAGCTAGGAAGCTCAAATTCCCCAACGGCAGGCCAGGTAGAGTtcttcacgcctgtaatcctagtactatgggaggccaaggtgggagctCAGGAGTACAAACAAGCCGGAGCATtagcgacaccctgtctcaataaaaattagagagaaaaaaaaaaagccagacagaatggtgtatgcctgtagtcccaactactcaggagactgaggtaagATGatcgttgagcccaggagtttgaggctcttgtgagctaggatgacacgaggcactctagcttggggaacatagtgagactctgtctcaaaaaaaaaggaatgggtTTGAGTAGCATAATGTAgactacagaaaaaaatcatgacaATTTCTCAGTTCTCTTTTGATATTACTAAAATAGCTCACACAACTTCTACACAAAAGCATGCATCCATTAGACTCCTGCATGTGTGCTCCCAAACATGCTATTCTCCTTGCACAGCCCTCACAGAGACACAAAAGGGAGCAGATGCGGGCAAGCTGGGGGATAAAGTAAAAGGACTCACTTGAATCTCCCTTTATCAATGCACCATTGCATATTGCCATAAATTCCTATATGAGACAGATTCCTATCAGACATTTCCCTCTTCTCAGGGCCTTAAAGAACTTTGCTCCCTTTGTTTCTTAGAATTACTTTATGCAAATATCATCCCTTGGGAATTACACCTCAATGATATTATAATCCttgatttatgaatattttacctataatttcttctctgttttcctaAGTGAATTTATTTCCCTGCTAATCGAAGGCCAAATACATGCATATAAGTGTGAATAATCAATCCAGCTAGGACGAAGAGAAGTTTATCTCTGAGTTTGATCATCAGCAATGACTTCAAATAATCAATGAGGACACCCACAATACAAGCAATCACTTAAGAGATCTTCCTGTAATTCGCTAGCTGTCTGCATACCTCCCTAATTGCCACCTTCATTTCTTGATTCCTGAGTGTGTAGATGATAGGATTCAGAAGAGGAGTGAGAACTACATCAAAGATGGCCAGAAACTTATCCAGGTGTGTGGAGGTAGATGGCAATGTATAAAAGAATATCAAAGGACCAAAGAACAAGACTACCACAGTGATGTGAGCTGAAAGTGTAGACAGAGCCTTCAATGAACCAGCTGAAGAGTGTTTCTGAACAGTGAGAATGATGAAGATATAGGAAATGATCAGTATGAAGAAGCAGAGCACAGACATGAATCCACTGTTGGCTATGACCATGAACTCTAGTTGGTAGGTGTCTGTGCAGGCAAGTTTGATAAGCCGAGGAAGGTCACAGTAAAAGCTGTCCAACACATTAGGACCACAGAAGGGTAAGTTGACTACAAAGGCCAACTGAACCACAGAGTGGATGAAGCCTGTCATCCAGGCAGCCACTAAAAAGAAGATGCACATTCGTGGGCTCATGATGGTCAGGTAGTGGAGAGGCTTACATATGGCCACATATCTGTCAAAGGCCATGGCTATGAGCAGCACCATCTCCACACCACCTATGATATGGATGAAGAAGATCTGAGCAATGCAGCCTCCAAAGGAGATGACTTTGCGCTTTCTGAAAAGATCAAAAATCATCTTGGgagaaatgacagaagaaatagCCAGGTCAATGAAAGAGAGGTTGGCCAATAGAAAATACATGGGAGAGTGTAAGTGAGGATCAGAGGTCACAGTGAGCATAATGAGAGAATTTCCCATCATGTTTGCCAaataaaacacagaggaaaacacAAAGAGGAGAAGTTGGATCTCCCAGGAATTGGTGAGTCCCAGGAACACAAATTCTGACACCACAGAGTGATTTGCTCCATCCATTGGCTGTGAAGGCATTTGCtacctgaagaagaaaaatatgagaaaatgtaaattataattttattagtaaACCAAAAGGAGAGAAGTCAAAGTAATGAAAGCATATTTCCTCTTTATCATTAAAACCAACCAAACAggcaacaggtatatgaaaaattatctacatccctaatcatcagggacatgcTAATTTAAATGATGAGATATCCTCtcatatatcttaaaataattattatcaaaaagacaaaaagtaacaaGTGTTCAAAAGGTTGTAGAGTAAGGGTAACTTTGTACCCTGGcggtgaaaatgtaaattaatacagccattatgaaaCACAGTGTGCAGGTTCCTcaagaagttaaaataaaactaccatgtgatccagaaatcccactctGGGTATATTTagaaaggaattgaaatcagtaccTCAgcaagatatctgcactcccatgttcattgcagcattattcacaggagccaaggtgtggaaacaacctcAGTGCACACTGACAGGTGAATGGATAGAGACAATGGGTTGAGAGGAGaggtgtatacacatatataatggaacattattcagcgaTAAgcaagaaggaaatcctgtcatttgcaacaacatggatgaagctggaggaAATTGTGCTAAGTGTAAAGAGACACAGGCAGACAAATTCTATAAGATCTCACTTGAATGTGGAATCTAAAGATATCAAACTTATACAACTAGAGATTAGAATAGTGGTTGACAAGGGCTGGTATGGGGGTGTGGAATGGGGAGATGTTATTCACAGGCTTCAATGTTTcagttaaaacagaaaataaatccaGAGGTCTATCGTGAAGCAGTaatacagttaataacaatgtattgcactcttgaaaattgctaagaaggCAGATCTtcaatgttcttaccacaaagaaataagaatgagaaACGATAAATATGTTGATTATCTTGAATTAAgcattttataatgtatacatatataaaacatcacATTACacaccataaatacatacaatttttgtcaGCCATACGTTATtaaagctgggggaggggagggaagggcaaaTATATGCTCACAGATTCTGTACATTTCAGAGACAGTGCTGACTGTCATGTGGAGGTGTTCTCTTGCACAAAGTTGTCTGTTTTAATCCCCTTCTGCTTTCTCCCAGAGTAGTTGCTGTGATCTACCTCGTGAGATACAAGTATGCTCAACATTGGCAACAGCAATTTAACTccaaattcttttgatttttgcttCAATACTAATATAGCCTTGCTCCCGTCTCACAAAATTATTCACGTTTTTCAACTTCTTAATATTACATCCATTTCAAAGACTACTAGCCTTATTCAGTCAAAAAAGCACCTCCTTCCCACTCCCTActtcacaaaaatattaacattcaagatttattaaatgtttacgATATCTGTGACATCTACATTTATATTACTAGCATTTACTTTGCTAATCCTTATATTTCAGTGAACTAAGTACAAGTCTAACTCACCAAAATAACCTGTTAAAATCTCAAAGGCATGAATTGTGCTTTTTTCATGTTTGGATTCTTTGAAGCTACGAAACGGTGGTCCAGAGAAAGATGTAGATCCACGATCTGTCTGTTACCAGTTTACTTTGTGTTAGGTACTGAAATTGAGAGTGAATATTCAGaaatttctctaataatttgACATTGCAGCAAAACTCGAGTATCTGATTTTGTGTTCTACTGAAGTGTCAGTCCGATAAGcattaggggaaaaaacaaagatagagggggggaaatgggcatttattgaaaccttaaaatctgtacccccataatatgccgaaataaaaaaaataaaataaaaaaaaaaaaagaatctaggaaaaaaaaaaaaaaaagaatggg is from Microcebus murinus isolate Inina chromosome 6, M.murinus_Inina_mat1.0, whole genome shotgun sequence and encodes:
- the LOC105859216 gene encoding olfactory receptor 4F3/4F16/4F29-like, whose product is MDGANHSVVSEFVFLGLTNSWEIQLLLFVFSSVFYLANMMGNSLIMLTVTSDPHLHSPMYFLLANLSFIDLAISSVISPKMIFDLFRKRKVISFGGCIAQIFFIHIIGGVEMVLLIAMAFDRYVAICKPLHYLTIMSPRMCIFFLVAAWMTGFIHSVVQLAFVVNLPFCGPNVLDSFYCDLPRLIKLACTDTYQLEFMVIANSGFMSVLCFFILIISYIFIILTVQKHSSAGSLKALSTLSAHITVVVLFFGPLIFFYTLPSTSTHLDKFLAIFDVVLTPLLNPIIYTLRNQEMKVAIREVCRQLANYRKIS